Within Vigna unguiculata cultivar IT97K-499-35 chromosome 2, ASM411807v1, whole genome shotgun sequence, the genomic segment GGAGGAGTTTATTTGCTTGGTGTTTTTTGATTTGttccaaaatattaaagaaattaattataaatggtTGATTTAGATATACTGGTTGAGATAATGCATTGTTTGGCTGCAGTTCATCTGCGTTTTGTTTTGTTGCTTTTAATTACAATTACTATATGTGTATCATTGAAATGCTTCCATTTTGGTTCTCCCTTTGAAGTTCTTATGAGTTGATTCACTGTGTACTTATGGCAGTGATCTTCATAATAACAAGTTGACAGGGCCTATTCCTCCTCAAATTGGACGGTTGAAGCGTCTTAAAATACTGTATGAATTTCCTGATCCCTGTTCACTTTTGCTTTCTCTCTGCATTTTTTGTTCTGATACTTATGCTTGACGCAGTACAATGATTTATACTACATTTTTCTGTTAACAACTGTTGTTTATTTAGGAAGATTTTGCTTTTTACTGGGTTTTTAGTTAAACAGTGGTTGATCATCTAATAATCATTATTCTAAGGTGTAATATTGGTTCATTATTGACCTTTCTTTACTTCCAGAAATTTGAGATGGAACAAACTACAGGATGCAATTCCTCCAGAAATTGGTCAGCTAAAAAGTTTAACACATCTGTGAGTAACTCTTACCTTGCTATGTCTTTGGGCTTGCTTGTCCTTTTTTTaccatttaatatatttagaatTGTAAGTGTAATGTCATATCATTTTGCAGGTACCTAAGCTTCAACAGTTTCAAGGGAGAAATTCCCAAGGAGCTAGCAAATCTGCCAGACCTTCGCTATCTTCATCTCCATGAAAACCGTTTAACTGGAAGAATACCACCAGAATTGGGCACTCTACAAAACCTTCGGCACTTGTAATAATCAAAgcattttagtttaataatctTATAGTGCAGAGTACACTATCATCGTACTTAACGTTTCCTAATACTGTTATACTTTATAGGGATGCTGGTAACAATCATTTGGTGGGTACCTTAAGGGAACTCATTCGTATTGAAGGTTGCTTTCCATCACTACGCAATCTGTAAGTTAATGCTGCTGAATTATTTTCCTCAATATGTTACCATTTGGTTTTAAATAATGTTGtctaaattttaatgtttttttttcttttgtggaaCCAGATAtctaaacaataattattttactggAGGAGTACCTGCACAACTTGCTAACTTAACCAGTCTTGAAATATTGTGAGTgctgtttttcattttatccttTTGTACCACTTTTCATTCGTCCTCCCTCCTTTGAgcttgtgtgcgtgtgtgtgtgtgtgtgtgtgagagagagagagagacaggGAGGAAGAGAATAGTACTGCTTTACAataattttactcttttcaAGATCTATCTCTTATTCTTGGAATTTCCATAACATTTATTGTATGTTGGAGGCAGGTACCTGTCCTACAACAAAATGGCAGGAGTTATACCATCTAGCATTGCTCATATTCCTAAATTGACATACTTGTAAGTTTGTCTATCTTGTGTTGATTGGAATCTTCATTAGAAGTGTTGTACAATGAGTAAGGactaaattgtttttaatttttcgtGAAACTCTTGATTTCGCATTTTGTTTCTacttatatatcttttattttattttataatatacttATTCTTTGAATGAGGAAGGGTCCTCACCTTTTTCAGACAAATGTTAATGGAGAAGCTAGTCTTGTGTTGGAGGACCTTATTAGATTTAGTAGttgaaatattgttattttgattGGTGACTTTTTGGAGGTAGTGGATGATATGATTCAGAGAAAGATTAACATTATGCGTCTTCAAGAAACTAAAGGTGTTGGAGAAAAAGGTACAGAGCCAGATACTGCACGAGTTAACCTTTGGTGTACTCTAAGAAATTTGGAGGTAATGACAAAATTGGTATTAATGGGGGAAAGTGGTGGAAGTAagaatttgggactaaattttACCGTAAAAATTACATTGGagactaataatattattaattagtgCTTATGCACCACAAGTAGGATCATAAGCActtttgaaagagaaattttgaaaatattttggatCAAAGTTTTCCTCGAGAGGAAAAGATACTCATAGGCAGGGATTTAAATAGATATGTTGCTATTGGGGCAAGATACTTAACAAGAagagttcatggtggttttGGTTTTGGAGATCTGATGAGGAGAGacagtttattttttatctcagtGATGTGATTTCAAGATTAGGCAGGCTTCTTTTAGGAAATGAGAGAAACATGTAATCACTTATAGAAGTAATGGATCAAGTGATAAATCAAATGGATGAATTAAAAAGTTTTGGACCAAGTGATAAGAAATCTTGGTGGTGGAATGTAAGTGTTCgaggaaagaaataaaagagtGTTTTAATGATTTACACGAGTccaataatactaaaaattggGCAAGATATTGGGAACATAGAAATGAGGTAGTGAAAGTTGTGAATGAGACATTATTCAAAGCGGTTGCAGAGTTTTAGCTAATGAAGAGCACATATATAATAAGCTTGCCAGAAGTAGGGAAAAGAAATCAAGAATTTTGGACCAAGATgtattaaagattaaaagaatTTCCAAGTTACTGTTACAGATGAAGATATCAAAGAAAGATGGGATAGCTATGTTCAAAGAAAAATGGGATAGATAAGTATTTATATGTAGCATGGAAGAATTAGAAAATTAAGTGGTCGAACAAATTTGGCTTATTGTGTAGAATGAGTTTTGAGGTAAAAGAAGCCTGTAAGATGGATAATGGTAAAGTTTATTAG encodes:
- the LOC114174034 gene encoding probable leucine-rich repeat receptor-like protein kinase At1g35710, whose translation is MAPTPFTSLPFVFVTLLSILHLSHCKTLKRDVKALNEIKASLGWRVVYAWVGDDPCGDGDLPPWSGVTCSTVGDYRVVTELEVYAVSIVGPFPTAVTSLLDLTRLDLHNNKLTGPIPPQIGRLKRLKILNLRWNKLQDAIPPEIGQLKSLTHLYLSFNSFKGEIPKELANLPDLRYLHLHENRLTGRIPPELGTLQNLRHLDAGNNHLVGTLRELIRIEGCFPSLRNLYLNNNYFTGGVPAQLANLTSLEILYLSYNKMAGVIPSSIAHIPKLTYLYLDHNQFSGRIPDPFYKHLFLKEMYLEGNAFRPGVNPIGFHKVLEVSDSDFLA